One region of Juglans regia cultivar Chandler chromosome 4, Walnut 2.0, whole genome shotgun sequence genomic DNA includes:
- the LOC109001230 gene encoding pentatricopeptide repeat-containing protein At1g08070, chloroplastic-like: MNQLSLPIDSFSLNFTIKACAQLQSRIVIQHFILFDEMLVKDVTSWSTTITSYVNRGNPDRGLALFRDMMACEALKLDQVTVGSVLLGCAHMGPLGVLVGKSAHGWFITKNGWELNVELVNVLLDMYAKCGYMKNACQVFELMPERNIVTWTALICGSAQNGFSRTPS; the protein is encoded by the coding sequence ATGAATCAATTATCTCTACCTATTGATAGTTTTTCGCTCAATTTCACAATAAAAGCTTGTGCCCAGTTGCAGAGTCGGATCGTTATTCaacatttcattttgtttgacgAAATGCTGGTTAAGGATGTCACATCGTGGTCTACCACGATAACATCGTACGTTAATAGAGGGAATCCTGACCGTGGGTTAGCACTCTTTAGAGATATGATGGCATGTGAGGCTTTAAAACTTGACCAAGTCACTGTAGGATCAGTTCTATTGGGGTGTGCCCATATGGGTCCTCTTGGAGTTTTGGTTGGGAAATCAGCCCATGGGTGGTTTATCACAAAGAATGGGTGGGAGTTAAATGTGGAACTTGTTAATGTTTTGCTTGACATGTATGCCAAATGCGGCTACATGAAAAATGCATGCCAGGTCTTTGAACTGATGCCAGAAAGGAATATTGTGACTTGGACTGCGTTGATTTGTGGGTCGGCACAAAATGGCTTCAGTAGGACTCctagttaa
- the LOC109001250 gene encoding peptidyl-prolyl cis-trans isomerase FKBP13, chloroplastic, whose product MNSLAFSVGTVNPRKFSTPKTRSLIKDFDSTKTSNISISSQSKNSTSTPATQQNVNPTLLGRREALGFGFCFGLLEDLLQPEASAPAAKAAPCELTATPSGLAFCDTVVGTGPEATKGQLIKAHYVGKLENGKVFDSSYNRGKPLTFRVGVGEVIKGWDQGILGGDGVPPMLPGGKRTLKLPPELAYGVRGAGCKGGSCVIPPDSVLLFDVEFVGKA is encoded by the exons ATGAACTCACTGGCATTTTCAGTTGGGACTGTGAATCCCAGAAAGTTTAGCACACCCAAAACAAGATCACTCATAAAAGACTTTGATTCcacaaaaacatcaaatatcAGTATCTCAAGCCAATCCAAAAACAGCACTTCAACTCCTGCAACCCAGCAAAATGTAAACCCAACTCTCCTAGGGAGAAGAGAAGCACTTGGTTTTGGCTTCTGTTTTGGCTTGCTTGAGGATCTCCTGCAACCAGAAGCCAGTGCACCAGCAGCCAAGGCAGCTCCATGTGAACTTACTGCAACACCTTCAGGCCTCGCCTTCTGCGATACAGTTGTTGGAACTGGCCCCGAGGCTACCAAAGGACAGCTGATTAAG GCACACTATGTTGGCAAATTGGAGAATGGGAAGGTTTTCGACAGCAGCTACAATCGTGGGAAGCCTCTTACATTTCGTGTCGGTGTTGGTGAG GTCATCAAGGGCTGGGACCAAGGAATTCTAGGAGGTGATGGAGTACCTCCCATGCTTCCTG GGGGGAAACGCACACTAAAGCTTCCTCCAGAACTTGCATATGGCGTGAGAGGGGCTGGGTGCAAAGGAG GTTCCTGTGTTATTCCACCGGATTCCGTTCTCCTCTTCGATGTGGAGTTCGTTGGCAAGGCATGA
- the LOC109018337 gene encoding uncharacterized protein LOC109018337, whose translation MAKSMRSKREKRLRAIRREIVEPFYDNKDSAKLAAQEAALAAPKLPVRPPPNSTAAMDLTTTSTSKTDISSTASIFSVNAMDVEMADGNQSIGSLKPVGGIGKKSKRKFKVGKGKRRGKGIGRKRHI comes from the exons ATGGCGAAATCGATGAGGTCGaagagagaaaagaggcttCGGGCAATTCGGAGAGAGATTGTGGAGCCCTTCTACGACAACAAAGACTCGGCTAAGCTCGCTGCTCAAGAGGCTGCCCTCGCCGCCCCTAAGCTACCTGTGCGTCCCCCCCCAAATTCCACCGCTGCTATGGACCTAACCACCACCAGCACCAGTAAGACTGACATTAGCTCTACGGCTTCAATCTTCTCAGTTAATGCGATGG ATGTGGAGATGGCTGATGGTAATCAAAGCATAGGTTCCTTAAAGCCTGTTGGTGGAATAGGGAAGAAGTCCAAAAGAAAGTTCAAGGTGGGTAAAGGCAAGCGCCGCGGGAAGGGCATTGGGAGGAAGCGTCACATTTGA